The Trichosurus vulpecula isolate mTriVul1 chromosome 4, mTriVul1.pri, whole genome shotgun sequence genome contains a region encoding:
- the RAPGEFL1 gene encoding rap guanine nucleotide exchange factor-like 1, with amino-acid sequence MKPLEKFLKKQTSQLAGRAVGTGPGGGTGGCGGPGGGGGGGPAGGSGPVGGPRQLQRRQSVSRLLLPSFLREPPAEPGLEPPTEEEEGEPGRTAGEPVGGGPCWLQLDEAPGPGPLGVGGPLRSPSSYSSDELSPGEPLTPPPWLPLGALDQPEHLLNRILERLAGGAPRDSGTSDILLDDFVLTHSLFLPTERFLQELYQVSFVQSDGAEGLGRKQACLAVLLHFLETYQGLLQEEECAGRIIKDLYLLIMKDESLYQDLREDTLRLHQLVETVELKIPEESQPPSKQVKPLFRHFRRIDSCLQTRVAFRGSDEIFCRVYMPDHSYVTIRSRLSASVQDILGSVSEKLQYSEESSGREDSLILVAVASSGEKVLLQPSEDCVFTTLGINSHLFACTRDCYEALVPLPEEIQVSPGDTEIHRVEPEDIANHLTAFHWELFRCVHELEFVDYVFHGERGRRETANLELLLQRCSEVTHWVATEVLLCEPLGKRAQLLKKFIKIAAICKQNQDLLSFYAVIMGLDNAAVSRLRLTWEKLPGKFKNLFRKFENLTDPCRNHKSYREVVSKMKPPVIPFVPLILKDLTFLHEGSKTLLDGLVNIEKLHSVAEKVRTIRKYRSRPLCLEMEASPHHLQTKAYVRQFQVIDNQNLLFELSYKLEANSQ; translated from the exons ATGAAGCCGCTGGAAAAATTTTTGAAGAAACAGACGTCGCAGCTGGCTGGGCGGGCTGTAGGAACAGGACCCGGAGGGGGTACTGGGGGGTGTGGCGGGCCTGGGGGCGGAGGGGGAGGAGGGCCTGCGGGAGGCAGTGGCCCAGTGGGGGGACCCCGCCAGTTGCAGAGACGCCAAAGTGTATCTCGCTTGctgctcccttcttttctccGGGAACCCCCGGCCGAACCCGGGCTGGAGCCTCCTacggaggaagaagagggagaacctGGAAGAACCGCTGGGGAGCCAGTTGGAGGGGGACCCTGCTGGTTGCAGCTGGATGAAGCACCGGGGCCCGGCCCACTTGGAGTAGGGGGGCCTCTTcgctccccttcctcctactcatCTGACGAGCTGTCCCCAGGAGAGCCCCTCACTccacctccttggcttcctctgGGGGCCCTCGACCAGCCCGAGCATCTGCTGAACCGAATCCTAGAGCGGCTGGCTGGAGGGGCTCCCAGGGACAGCGGGACCTCAG ACATTCTGCTGGATGATTTTGTCCTCACTCACTCGCTCTTCCTCCCTACTGAGCGCTTCCTGCAGGAGCTGTACCA GGTCAGCTTTGTTCAGTCAGATGGTGCTGAGGGGCTAGGCCGGAAACAGGCATGCTTGGCTGTGCTCCTCCACTTTCTGGAGACGTACCAAGGATTACTGCAGGAGGAAGAGTGCGCTGGTCGAATCATTAAG gATCTGTATCTGCTGATCATGAAAGATGAGTCCCTCTACCAGGATCTCCGAGAGGACACCCTGAGACTACACCAGCTGGTGGAGACAGTAGAACTTAA GATTCCAGAAGAGAGCCAACCACCCAGCAAGCAAGTGAAGCCACTCTTTCGTCACTTCCGCCGAATAGACTCCTGTCTGCAAACTCGGGTGGCTTTCCGGGGCTCAGATGAGA TCTTCTGCAGGGTCTACATGCCCGACCACTCATATGTGACAATCCGAAGCCGCCTATCAGCCTCAGTGCAAGATATCCTGGGTTCAGTGTCAGAGAAGCTGCAATACTCAGAGGAGTCATCGGGGCGTGAAGATTCCCTCATCCTTGTGGCTGTGGCATCTTCAGGAG AGAAAGTCCTGCTACAGCCCAGTGAGGATTGTGTCTTTACCACCCTGGGCATCAATAGCCACTTGTTCGCCTGTACCCGGGACTGCTATGAAGCACTG GTGCCCCTCCCTGAGGAGATCCAGGTATCCCCTGGGGACACAGAGATTCACCGAGTGGAGCCAGAGGATATTGCCAATCACCTCACTGCCTTCCACTGGGAGTTGTTCAGATGTGTGCATGAG CTGGAGTTCGTGGACTACGTGTTCCACGGGGAGCGGGGCCGACGGGAGACAGCCAACCTAGAGCTTCTGCTTCAGCGGTGCAGTGAGGTCACCCACTGGGTAGCCACGGAGGTTCTGCTCTGTGAGCCTCTCGGGAAGCGAGCACAGCTGCTCAAGAAGTTCATCAAGATTGCAGCCAT CTGTAAACAGAATCAGGACCTGTTGTCTTTCTATGCTGTGATTATGGGGCTGGATAATGCTGCTGTCAGCCGCCTTCGGCTCACCTGGGAG AAACTTCCTGGGAAATTTAAGAACTTGTTCCGAAAATTTGAGAATTTGACG GACCCCTGCAGGAACCACAAAAGTTACAGAGAGGTTGTATCTAAGATGAAGCCACCAGTGATCCCCTTCGTGCCTCTGATCCTCAAAG ATTTGACATTCCTGCATGAAGGCAGCAAGACTCTCCTGGATGGATTAGTCAACATTGAGAAGCTG CATTCAGTGGCAGAAAAAGTGAGAACAATCCGGAAATATAGGAGTCGACCCCTCT GCCTGGAGATGGAAGCATCACCTCACCACCTGCAGACAAAGGCCTATGTGCGCCAGTTCCAGGTCATTGACAACCAGAATCTGCTCTTTGAGCTCTCCTACAAACTGGAGGCCAATAGTCAGTGA
- the CASC3 gene encoding protein CASC3 translates to MADRRRQRASQDTEDEESGASGSDSAGSRGGGGGGAGGGSSSSLRGGRSGGLNSRRTEGGGLRSPEESECESEDCIEGDAVLSDYESAEDSEGEEEYSEEESSKVELKSEANDAANSLAKEEKGEEKPDPKGTVTGERQSGDGQESTEPVENKVGKKVPKHLDDDEDRKNPAYIPRKGLFFEHDLRGQTQEEEVRPKGRLRKLWKDEGRWEHDKFREDEQAPKSRQELIALYGYDIRSAHNPDDIKPRRIRKPRFGSSPQREPNWGNDRPNKPPRHQGTGGSSLPPRTFVNRNAAGTGRMPTSRNFSRSGGYKEGRTGFRSAENGGPYSIRSNDSVNHEHGYRSRRLEYTSARDPSPEMESSRVFGSPEKEEEASEPPPPAPETVPPPPDRPIEKKSYSRARRSRNKAGDASKLAEEMPPPPEGPAPEPPPPPATPPPPPSPPPPPPPPPPPPPPPSKTSNWEAPVDSSTGGLEQDMTQLNLTEQNWSPGQPQFLQPRELRGIPNHMHLGTGPPPQFNRMEEMSVQGNRAKRYSSQRQRPVPEPPAPPVHISIMEGHYYDPLQFQGPIYTHSDSPTPMPPQGMIVQPEMHLPHPGLHPHQTPAPLPSPGLYPPPVSMSPGQPPPQQLLAPTYFSAPGVMNFGSPSYPYAPGALPPPPPPHLYPNTQAQSQVYGGVTYYNPVQQQVQPKPSPPRRTSQPVTIKPPPPEVVSRGSS, encoded by the exons ATGGCGGACCGACGGCGGCAGCGCGCCTCGCAGGACACGGAGGACGAGGAGTCCGGAGCCTCGGGTTCGGACAGCGCCGGTTCccggggcggcggcggcggcggggccgGCGGAGGCTCCTCGTCCTCGCTGCGCGGGGGCCGATCCGGGGGCCTCAACTCGCGGCGGACGGAGGGAGGCGGCCTCCGGAGTCCGGAAGAGTCGGAGTGT GAAAGTGAGGACTGCATAGAAGGCGATG ctGTTCTCTCCGATTATGAAAGTGCAGAGGATTCAGAA ggagaggaagaatacAGTGAAGAGGAAAGTTCCAAGGTGGAGCTTAAGTCAGAAGCTAATGATGCTGCTAATTCTTTggcaaaagaagagaagggagaagaaaaaccTGACCCAAAAGGCACTGTGACTGGTGAAAGACAAAGTGGAGATGGGCAA GAGAGCACAGAACCTGTAGAAAACAAGGTGGGTAAAAAGGTCCCAAAGCATTTGGATGATGATGAAGATCGGAAGAACCCTGCCTATATCCCACGGAAAGGGCTCTTCTTTGAGCATGACCTCCGAGGCCAAACTCAAGAAGAAGAAGTCAG ACCCAAAGGACGACTGCGGAAGCTGTGGAAGGATGAGGGCCGGTGGGAACATGACAAGTTCAGAGAGGACGAACAAGCGCCCAAGTCTCGGCAAGAGCTCATAGCCCTCTATGGTTACGATATTCGATCGGCTCACAACCCTGATGATATCAAACCCCGGAGAATCCGTAAACCCAG GTTTGGAAGCTCTCCACAGAGGGAGCCCAACTGGGGCAATGATCGGCCAAACAAGCCTCCCCGTCACCAGGGCACTGGGGGATCCTCCTTGCCACCAAGAACATTTGTCAATCGTAATGCTGCTGGTACAGGCAGAATGCCTACATCTAGGAACTTCTCTCGATCTGGGGGctacaaggaaggaaggaccGGGTTTAGGTCTGCAGAAAATGGTGGACCATATAGCATTCGTTCTAATGACTCTGTCAACCATGAACATGGTTATCGTTCTCGGCGCCTGGAGTACACCTCAGCTAGGGACCCATCCCCCGAAATGGAGTCTTCCCGTGTGTTTGGCAGCcctgaaaaagaggaagaggcttCAGagcctcctccccctgcccctgaaACTGTACCACCACCCCCAGACAGACCTATTGAGAAGAAGTCCTACTCTCGAGCAAGAAGATCCAGAAACAAAGCTGGGGATGCAAGCAAGTTGGCAGAggaaatgccacctcctccagagGGGCCGGCCCCTGAACCTCCACCCCCCCCAgctaccccaccaccaccaccatcaccaccaccaccaccaccaccaccaccaccaccaccaccaccaccttcaaAGACTTCGAACTGGGAGGCCCCAGTGGATTCCAGCACAGGAGGACTCGAGCAAGACATGACCCAACTGAATCTGACTGAACAGAATTGGAGCCCAGGGCAGCCTCAATTCCTACAACCAAGGGAGCTTCGAG GTATTCCCAACCACATGCACCTGGGAACAGGCCCTCCACCTCAGTTTAACCGTATGGAAGAAATG AGTGTTCAGGGCAATCGAGCCAAACGATATTCATCCCAGCGTCAGAGACCTGTCCCTGAACCACCAGCCCCCCCTGTGCACATTAGTATCATGGAAGGGCACTACTATGACCCAT TGCAGTTCCAGGGACCAATCTACACCCACAGTGACAGCCCTACCCCGATGCCTCCTCAGGGCATGATTGTACAACCAGAAATGCACCTCCCTCACCCTG GTTTACATCCCCATCAGACGCCAGCACCTCTGCCCAGCCCGGGTCTGTACCCCCCACCAGTGTCCATGTCCCCAGGACAGCCACCGCCCCAGCAGCTGCTTGCCCCTACCTACTTCTCCGCTCCAGGTGTCATGAACTTCGGCAGTCCCAGCTATCCCTATGCCCCAGGggcactgccccctcccccacctcctcaccTGTACCCCAATACCCAG GCTCAGTCTCAGGTGTATGGAGGAGTAACCTATTATAACCCAGTCCAGCAACAGGTGCAGCCAAAACCTTCTCCACCCAGGCGGACATCCCAGCCAGTCACCATCAAACCCCCACCACCTGAG GTTGTAAGCAGAGGTTCCAGTTAA